A window of Mucilaginibacter paludis DSM 18603 contains these coding sequences:
- a CDS encoding alpha-d-galacturonidase — protein sequence MKNLIKTLILSYTLLFALSSIAGNLPKNKITIVIATRAHARVVFGAHQLAGALTSAGYAVSTTQQGVLPKTGQVIVVGKVGDALIIKATSAYQLPLKKLPDTKEGFSISSSKQQNIVISGIDNSGALYGCMELADQIKAKGKLPENISMTDRPEMVLRGACIGLQKTTYLPGRGVYEYPYTPETFPWFYDKALWIKYLDQMVENRMNSLYLWNGHPFASLVRLKDYPYAVEVDDATFKKNEEVFKFLTEEANKRGIWVIQMFYNILVSKPFAEHNHIKTQDRNRPIIPMIADYTRKSIAAFVEKYPNVGLMVCLGEAMEGEGQDDIDWFTKTIIPGVKDGLKALGKTDEPPIVLRAHDTDAPTVMKYALPLYKNLYTEAKYNGEALTTYTPRGPWAELHRTLSHLGSVQIENIHIMANLEPFRYASSDFIQKCVLAMHNTYESNGLHLYPESSYWDWPYTADKADTRLLQIDRDWLWYKEWSRYAWNCHRDSIQENKYWSGQIANQFGCGQKYGSDILEAYNQSGEIEPKLLRRYGITDGNRQTLTLGMFMSQLINPERYGLFTLLYNSEGPEGEMIGEYAEKEWKHQPHIGETPVAVLNDIVIRGKKAIAAVENAAPGIKTNKAEFERVKNDMYCYNALANFYAAKVQAALQVLKYKYSKNIADLEAAIPYLESSVSYYKQLAALTKDTYLYANSMQTQQRKIPIGGNDGKNKTWAELLPMYQQELDKFKSNVALLKQNGPEAKMAAPLKPAEVELLSQTGDYYNLGAQQSVFTDTTATATVFDPVLKQLKGIPLSKAAQVKEGTTLKFTSKQPVKVIVGFFNAKDKQYLPEPQLETDASANDYGQAEIKIANAVFITGLPSVNLHTYTFPAGTNTLTLGKGACLVLGFVDGNTAVPVYDAGMNKGGANRFLDALFN from the coding sequence ATGAAAAACCTGATAAAAACATTAATACTAAGTTACACTTTGCTATTTGCCCTGAGTAGCATAGCGGGTAACTTACCTAAAAATAAAATCACTATTGTTATAGCTACCCGTGCCCACGCCAGGGTTGTTTTTGGCGCACACCAGTTAGCAGGCGCTTTAACTTCTGCCGGATACGCCGTGAGTACCACGCAGCAAGGTGTTTTACCCAAAACTGGGCAAGTAATTGTTGTAGGCAAAGTAGGTGATGCTTTGATTATTAAAGCCACTTCGGCATATCAGCTTCCTTTAAAAAAATTGCCTGATACCAAGGAAGGCTTTTCTATTTCCTCATCTAAGCAACAAAATATCGTTATTTCGGGCATCGATAATTCGGGCGCTTTATATGGATGTATGGAGTTGGCCGACCAGATTAAAGCAAAAGGCAAGTTGCCCGAAAATATTTCGATGACTGATCGCCCCGAAATGGTGCTGCGCGGCGCTTGCATCGGCTTGCAAAAAACAACTTATCTTCCGGGGCGCGGCGTTTACGAATATCCCTATACCCCCGAAACATTCCCCTGGTTTTACGATAAAGCCCTCTGGATAAAATATCTTGATCAGATGGTAGAGAACAGGATGAATTCGCTCTATTTATGGAACGGGCATCCCTTTGCTTCGCTGGTACGCTTAAAAGATTACCCTTACGCGGTTGAAGTTGACGATGCTACTTTTAAAAAAAATGAAGAGGTTTTTAAATTTTTAACCGAAGAGGCTAACAAACGCGGCATCTGGGTGATCCAGATGTTTTATAATATTTTGGTGTCCAAGCCATTTGCCGAGCATAACCATATCAAAACGCAGGACAGGAACCGTCCGATCATTCCTATGATTGCCGATTATACCCGTAAGTCGATTGCGGCGTTTGTAGAGAAGTATCCCAATGTAGGCTTGATGGTTTGCTTAGGCGAAGCGATGGAAGGTGAGGGGCAGGATGATATCGACTGGTTTACCAAAACGATTATCCCCGGCGTAAAAGACGGGTTGAAGGCTTTAGGCAAAACAGATGAACCGCCCATTGTGCTCCGCGCCCATGATACTGATGCGCCAACCGTAATGAAATACGCTTTACCTTTGTATAAAAACTTGTATACCGAGGCTAAATACAATGGCGAGGCTTTAACCACCTATACTCCCCGCGGCCCATGGGCTGAACTGCACCGCACCCTGAGCCACTTGGGGAGCGTACAGATTGAGAACATCCATATTATGGCTAATTTGGAGCCATTCCGCTATGCTTCGTCGGATTTTATACAAAAGTGCGTGTTGGCGATGCATAATACTTATGAATCAAACGGGCTTCATTTATACCCGGAGTCATCTTATTGGGATTGGCCTTATACTGCCGACAAAGCCGATACCCGCTTATTACAAATAGATCGTGACTGGCTTTGGTATAAGGAGTGGTCGCGCTATGCCTGGAACTGCCATCGCGATAGCATACAGGAAAACAAATACTGGTCGGGCCAGATAGCCAATCAATTCGGTTGCGGCCAAAAGTATGGAAGCGATATTTTAGAAGCTTATAACCAATCGGGCGAAATTGAGCCTAAGTTATTAAGGCGTTATGGCATAACCGATGGCAACCGCCAAACCTTAACGCTGGGCATGTTTATGAGCCAGCTGATCAACCCTGAACGGTACGGCTTGTTCACCCTATTATATAATTCTGAAGGCCCGGAAGGGGAGATGATAGGCGAATATGCCGAAAAGGAATGGAAACATCAGCCCCACATTGGCGAAACGCCGGTGGCTGTTTTAAATGATATTGTAATTCGCGGTAAAAAGGCCATAGCGGCTGTTGAAAATGCAGCGCCGGGTATCAAAACCAACAAAGCGGAATTTGAACGGGTAAAAAACGATATGTATTGTTATAATGCCCTCGCCAATTTTTATGCCGCAAAGGTGCAGGCAGCGTTACAAGTGTTAAAGTATAAATACTCAAAAAACATAGCCGACCTGGAAGCTGCTATCCCTTACCTGGAAAGTAGTGTATCCTATTACAAACAACTGGCCGCCCTTACAAAGGATACCTATCTGTATGCCAACAGTATGCAAACCCAGCAAAGAAAAATCCCGATAGGGGGTAACGATGGTAAAAATAAAACCTGGGCCGAGCTATTGCCCATGTATCAGCAGGAGTTGGATAAGTTTAAAAGCAACGTAGCACTTTTAAAACAAAATGGCCCGGAAGCGAAAATGGCGGCTCCTTTAAAGCCTGCCGAGGTTGAATTACTTAGCCAAACCGGCGATTATTATAATTTGGGCGCTCAACAGTCGGTATTTACAGATACAACGGCTACCGCTACTGTTTTCGACCCGGTATTAAAACAACTTAAAGGTATTCCGTTATCAAAAGCCGCACAGGTAAAAGAAGGTACAACGCTAAAATTCACCAGCAAGCAACCGGTTAAAGTTATTGTAGGATTTTTTAATGCCAAAGATAAGCAGTACTTACCCGAGCCTCAGTTGGAAACAGATGCCAGCGCAAACGATTATGGGCAAGCTGAAATTAAAATAGCCAACGCGGTATTTATTACCGGTTTGCCATCCGTAAACCTGCATACATATACTTTCCCGGCGGGTACCAATACTTTAACTTTAGGTAAAGGCGCTTGTTTGGTTTTGGGTTTTGTAGATGGGAATACCGCTGTACCGGTATATGATGCGGGTATGAACAAAGGTGGTGCAAACCGATTTTTAGACGCGCTTTTTAATTAA
- a CDS encoding sodium:solute symporter: protein MQRETLHFIDYLIIIISLATSLGVGLRFGRNQNTTAKYFVSAGTIPSWAIGMSLMATLVSSVTFLAYPGEGYSSNWILLIQGLMVPIVLLFMVWFIVPLYREVIGLSAYEYFEKRFGVFARLYSSIAFVLTHFSKMGTVFFLLALALSNMTGANTFLIIWVIGIIVIIITLIGGIEAVIWADVIQGFLLIIGGVVSLVIILFAVKGGPAEFWHIASSNGKTGFGPYDFNFKKLTFIVMAINGIFYAIQKYGTDQTMVQRYLTAKSDKSAIKAALLGVGLTVPLWALFMFIGTALFVFYKQNPLPPGMRADAVFPYFIMTNLPPGVVGLILAALISAAISSLGSDLNCLGAVGVEDYYKRIFPKHDDVQNLKAGRWIVIFGGVGSVLIASLYLMAGDEGVLGIVFTLYSIFSGGIAGMFLLGLFSSRANRQGLLIGVITCVCFTAYAFLTSTKIGLGTDKHILINLGKFNFNQHKYMLGVYSHIIVIVVGYIASLFFPKPSINKNLLFSGWLETRKNLRKAQV from the coding sequence ATGCAGCGAGAAACATTACATTTTATTGACTACCTCATCATTATTATATCCCTGGCAACCTCGCTGGGTGTAGGTTTACGCTTTGGTAGAAATCAAAATACAACCGCTAAATATTTTGTTTCTGCGGGCACCATTCCATCATGGGCTATAGGGATGTCGCTGATGGCTACACTGGTAAGCAGCGTTACTTTTTTGGCCTATCCGGGTGAGGGCTATTCATCCAACTGGATCTTATTGATACAGGGGCTTATGGTGCCAATCGTGTTACTTTTTATGGTTTGGTTCATCGTGCCGCTTTACCGCGAAGTAATCGGCTTAAGCGCTTATGAATATTTCGAAAAACGATTTGGTGTTTTTGCCCGCCTGTATAGTTCAATCGCGTTTGTTTTAACGCACTTCTCAAAAATGGGAACGGTGTTTTTTCTGCTGGCCCTGGCGCTATCTAACATGACAGGAGCTAATACCTTTTTAATTATATGGGTTATCGGCATCATCGTTATTATTATCACGCTTATTGGCGGTATTGAGGCGGTGATCTGGGCCGATGTAATTCAAGGATTTTTGCTCATCATAGGTGGCGTAGTTTCGTTGGTGATCATCTTATTCGCGGTAAAAGGTGGCCCTGCCGAATTTTGGCATATCGCGTCGAGCAATGGTAAAACAGGTTTCGGCCCGTACGATTTCAACTTTAAAAAATTAACCTTTATTGTGATGGCTATCAATGGTATTTTTTATGCCATTCAAAAATACGGTACCGATCAAACCATGGTGCAAAGGTACTTAACTGCTAAAAGCGATAAGTCGGCCATCAAAGCGGCCTTGTTGGGTGTAGGCCTTACCGTGCCTCTATGGGCCTTGTTTATGTTTATAGGCACAGCTTTATTTGTTTTTTACAAACAAAACCCTTTGCCGCCGGGGATGCGCGCCGATGCTGTTTTTCCGTATTTTATCATGACCAATCTGCCGCCTGGAGTAGTGGGTTTAATATTGGCCGCTTTAATTTCCGCAGCTATCTCCAGCTTAGGCTCCGACCTGAACTGTTTGGGTGCCGTTGGCGTGGAGGATTATTATAAAAGGATTTTCCCTAAACATGATGACGTACAAAACTTAAAAGCAGGCCGTTGGATAGTGATATTCGGTGGTGTAGGCTCCGTTTTAATAGCGAGCCTTTACCTGATGGCTGGCGACGAAGGCGTGCTGGGCATTGTGTTTACTTTGTACTCTATATTCTCGGGCGGTATTGCCGGGATGTTCTTACTGGGGCTTTTCAGTTCCAGGGCTAACAGGCAGGGTTTGTTGATTGGCGTTATCACATGCGTATGTTTTACCGCCTACGCTTTTTTAACCTCTACTAAAATTGGTTTGGGTACGGATAAGCATATTTTAATCAATTTGGGTAAGTTTAATTTTAATCAGCATAAATATATGCTTGGCGTATATAGCCACATTATTGTAATTGTAGTTGGTTATATAGCCAGTTTGTTTTTCCCTAAACCTTCCATCAACAAAAACCTGTTATTCAGCGGCTGGCTTGAAACACGCAAAAATTTAAGAAAGGCCCAGGTTTAA
- a CDS encoding glycoside hydrolase family 95 protein: protein MKHLLNRVIIVLLLLAAAQNVFSQDLKLWYKKPAEKWTDALPIGNGTLGAMFYGGISSDRIQFNEQTLWSGSPRKYQRDGAATYLPEIRNLLFAGKQAEAEALAEKHFMGKKNNEDTYPADSAAWVNKMRAINGPQQQSFQDVAWKIMKLPTEQGWEKAPGFEGLDGAVWFRTIFEVPADWKGKDLLLSLGRVRDIDFTYINGKQIGNTSGTAYRKYIIPAADLHTGTNVLAIQVFNFNDKGGLTSAAKELMIYPVGVQVSSVKGGITSGETISGVDEKGTVIKPIKLAGNWKYWIQDANPPAYPSYQADYLPFGDLILNFKTSSQVMDYKRDLDIGKAVATTTYNSNGVNFTREYLASDPAKAIIIHLKASKPGQINMVALLQTSHKISSVHQVDANTIALDVKVQKGVLKAVSYLYIKALSGTVKVINNQISISKADDVTIYLTAATSFKNYKDVSGKPDEICKQALQAAKTKTFAQLKAQSITDYQQYFNTFSVNLGPGKVDVPTDERIKTYSVAFDPGLLALYMQYGRYLLISCSRPNSKLPANLQGIWNDQMVPSWGSKFTTNINLQMNYWPAEELNLTPCEKPLFKMISQLAVTGAQTAKIHYDAPGWILHHNTDIWLGTAPINASNHGIWQGGAAWLCHQLWEHYLYTGDIDFLKKHYAEMKGAAEFFVSTLVKDPVTGFLISTPSNSPEHGGLVAGPTMDRQIIRDLFKNCISASEILKTDDAFRKTLQEKYAQIAPNKVGKFGQLQEWMEDKDDTADTHRHVSHLWGVYPGTDITWDSTPQMMKAAEKSFQYRGDEGTGWSLAWKVNLMARFKQGDHAMLLVNKLLSVAENGSAKERGGVYHNLFDAHPPFQIDGNFGGAAGIAEMLLQSQQGYIDLLPALPSSLPDGELKGICARGGFVLNMLWKGGKLQQVQVTSKIGRECVLKYGDMQTSFKTEAGKTYTVNGLLKTI from the coding sequence ATGAAGCATTTGCTTAATCGTGTTATTATTGTTTTGTTGCTGTTAGCTGCGGCGCAAAATGTTTTTAGTCAGGATCTTAAACTCTGGTATAAAAAACCTGCCGAAAAATGGACCGATGCTTTACCTATTGGCAACGGAACCCTCGGCGCCATGTTCTACGGCGGAATAAGCTCAGACAGGATTCAGTTTAACGAGCAAACCTTATGGAGCGGCTCGCCACGCAAATATCAGCGCGACGGCGCGGCAACCTATCTTCCCGAAATCAGAAATTTGCTTTTTGCAGGCAAACAAGCGGAAGCAGAAGCTTTGGCCGAAAAGCATTTTATGGGCAAAAAGAATAACGAGGATACTTATCCAGCCGATTCCGCAGCCTGGGTCAATAAAATGCGTGCCATTAACGGCCCGCAACAACAATCATTTCAGGACGTTGCCTGGAAAATCATGAAATTGCCTACCGAGCAAGGCTGGGAAAAAGCGCCAGGTTTTGAGGGCCTGGATGGAGCAGTCTGGTTCAGAACAATATTTGAAGTGCCTGCTGATTGGAAAGGCAAAGATTTACTACTGAGTTTGGGCCGCGTTCGCGATATTGATTTTACTTATATCAATGGTAAGCAAATAGGTAATACAAGCGGCACTGCTTACCGTAAATACATCATTCCGGCAGCCGATTTGCATACCGGTACCAATGTTTTAGCCATACAGGTTTTTAACTTTAATGATAAGGGAGGCTTAACCAGCGCGGCAAAGGAGTTGATGATTTATCCTGTAGGTGTGCAGGTAAGTTCTGTTAAAGGCGGAATCACCAGCGGCGAAACCATATCGGGAGTTGACGAAAAAGGAACTGTTATCAAGCCAATTAAACTTGCCGGAAACTGGAAATACTGGATCCAGGATGCTAATCCTCCTGCTTACCCAAGCTATCAGGCCGATTATTTGCCTTTCGGCGATCTGATCCTCAACTTCAAAACCTCATCGCAGGTAATGGATTATAAACGCGACCTGGATATCGGCAAGGCTGTTGCCACCACTACCTATAACAGCAATGGTGTTAACTTTACCCGCGAATACCTGGCAAGCGACCCCGCCAAAGCTATCATCATTCATTTAAAAGCAAGTAAGCCAGGGCAAATTAACATGGTGGCCTTATTGCAAACCTCTCACAAAATATCCTCCGTTCATCAGGTTGATGCTAATACCATTGCGCTTGATGTAAAAGTGCAAAAGGGTGTTTTAAAAGCGGTTAGCTATCTGTATATTAAAGCCCTAAGTGGCACTGTTAAAGTTATCAATAACCAAATCAGCATAAGCAAAGCTGATGACGTAACCATATACTTAACCGCAGCTACCAGCTTTAAGAATTATAAGGATGTGTCCGGTAAACCTGATGAGATTTGCAAACAGGCTTTACAAGCTGCAAAAACTAAAACGTTTGCTCAATTAAAAGCGCAAAGCATTACAGACTATCAGCAATATTTCAATACGTTTTCGGTTAACCTTGGCCCTGGCAAAGTTGATGTACCTACCGACGAACGGATAAAAACTTATTCCGTAGCTTTTGATCCCGGTTTACTGGCGCTTTATATGCAATATGGGCGATATCTTTTAATATCCTGTTCTCGGCCAAATAGTAAGCTGCCCGCCAATTTACAGGGAATCTGGAATGATCAGATGGTGCCCTCCTGGGGAAGTAAGTTTACCACCAATATCAACCTGCAAATGAATTACTGGCCGGCAGAGGAATTGAATTTAACTCCATGCGAAAAGCCACTTTTTAAGATGATTAGCCAGTTGGCAGTAACAGGGGCGCAAACTGCAAAAATTCATTATGATGCACCGGGCTGGATTTTGCACCATAATACCGATATCTGGTTGGGTACAGCACCCATCAACGCATCCAATCATGGCATTTGGCAGGGAGGCGCGGCATGGTTGTGCCACCAGTTATGGGAGCATTATTTGTATACCGGCGATATCGATTTTCTGAAAAAACACTATGCTGAGATGAAGGGGGCCGCAGAATTTTTTGTGAGCACCCTGGTTAAAGACCCTGTAACCGGTTTTTTAATCAGTACCCCATCCAACTCACCTGAGCACGGTGGCTTGGTTGCCGGGCCTACCATGGATCGGCAGATCATCCGCGATCTGTTCAAAAATTGTATATCGGCATCCGAGATATTAAAAACTGATGATGCTTTCCGGAAAACCTTACAGGAAAAGTATGCGCAGATAGCTCCAAACAAAGTAGGCAAATTTGGCCAGCTCCAGGAGTGGATGGAAGATAAAGATGATACTGCGGATACTCATCGCCATGTATCGCACCTTTGGGGTGTTTATCCCGGCACGGATATTACCTGGGATTCAACGCCGCAAATGATGAAGGCTGCCGAAAAATCATTTCAGTACCGGGGTGATGAGGGTACCGGCTGGAGTTTGGCCTGGAAGGTAAACCTGATGGCGCGTTTTAAACAAGGCGACCATGCGATGCTATTGGTTAATAAATTATTGAGCGTTGCCGAAAACGGATCGGCCAAAGAAAGGGGAGGTGTTTATCATAATTTATTTGATGCACACCCGCCGTTCCAGATCGACGGTAATTTTGGCGGAGCGGCCGGTATTGCCGAAATGCTGTTACAAAGTCAGCAGGGATATATTGATTTATTGCCGGCTTTGCCATCCTCATTACCTGATGGCGAGTTAAAGGGAATATGCGCCCGTGGCGGCTTTGTATTGAATATGCTATGGAAGGGTGGCAAATTGCAGCAGGTGCAGGTTACCTCTAAAATAGGACGCGAGTGTGTGCTGAAATATGGCGACATGCAAACAAGTTTTAAAACCGAAGCGGGTAAAACATATACGGTAAACGGATTATTGAAGACGATATGA
- a CDS encoding malectin domain-containing carbohydrate-binding protein — translation MSKYIVPGMQCRSSGYLTLMGKCLLLWVFVLGPFHVLSQSHIRQDISLSSGWLTIASDSDQNAYAGFENPEFNTKNWKQVNVPHTWNNYEGYRRLKHGDRHGYAWYRTSFTVNCVSAGKVYFLYFEGVASYATVWLNGKQVGYHAGGRTTFTLDVSKYLLSGKPNLLAVRADHPDHIQDLPWVCGGSSDEVGFSEGSQPMGIFRPVHLIVTNPVRIQPFGVHIWNDTTVTEKAARLNIETEVKSYSNKERKVTVISRLVNRDGIVVGEVSSDAILPGGATSIYKQMLNLTHVRLWSLQDPYLYSVVSKVIDAQRLTDQESTPYGIRWISWPIGRSDNRKVFLLNGKPVFINGVAEYEHLMGNSHAFTKEQVKTRVMQVKSAGFNAFRDAHQPHNLEYQKYWDELGILWWPQFTAHIWYNTPQFKENFKILLADWVKERRNNPANVLWGLQNESKLPAEFAAECSSIIRQLDPTASSQRKITTCNGGAGTDWDVPQNWTGTYGGDPLTYAADVQKQVLIGEYGAWRSIDLHTEGPFVPSGALSEDRLDQMMETKIRLAESVKNKTAGQFQWLLSSHENPGRVQGGEGLRELDRVGPVNYKGLLTAWGEPTDAFYLYRANYSPKDKEPMVYIVSHTWPNRWLSPGTRDSICVYSNCDEVELFNDVDDVSLGKKTNGGIGTHFQWDRVNIQYNVLYAVGYVKGKIVARDFIILNHLPQAPNFASLLQGNKNLLKPQSGLKYLYRVNCGGPDYRDQFGNLWLADVHQTNNKTWGSSSWTDDFAGMPAMFGSQRRIFDLIRGTNDSPLFQTFRYGLNKLKYDFPLPDGDYELELYFTEPWYGTGGGMDCTGWRLFDVAVNDQVIIHNLDIWHEAGHDEALKKTVKVHITDGHLALSFPRVQSGQAIISAIAVASANQNVQAAAASASLINNLVVTDPSQAKNWYLKSWLDIGDKPYDNDETEISDLPPNLYGAEWIKVPKVTNQQGDLLAKFSLSADADVYIGINEAVKQIPAWMHDYDFTKTFVQTDANGGSKFNIYHKRFKVGSQVNLGSSADKAPMYFIAVVPVSQMEPATDLKPTTAYKAELATIAGDDVVRGDVAGKKAVTFKTPSGSSITWPISTGVADVHELRIKYLNTTEKQLTAEITVLAADGTVMKAGTMKFGPTTADKWKTVSTTTGTSINAGNYKVVLKAVDAQGLSISGLEVQ, via the coding sequence ATGAGTAAATACATTGTGCCCGGTATGCAATGCCGTTCATCAGGTTATTTAACGTTAATGGGTAAATGCCTGTTGCTGTGGGTATTTGTGCTTGGCCCGTTCCATGTTTTGTCGCAATCACACATCCGGCAGGATATTTCATTAAGCAGCGGTTGGTTAACCATTGCCTCAGATAGTGATCAAAATGCTTATGCCGGGTTCGAAAACCCTGAATTTAACACCAAAAACTGGAAACAGGTTAATGTTCCGCATACGTGGAATAACTATGAAGGTTATCGCCGCTTAAAACATGGCGACAGGCATGGCTATGCCTGGTACCGTACCAGTTTTACCGTAAACTGCGTATCTGCCGGTAAGGTTTATTTTTTATATTTCGAAGGTGTTGCCTCGTACGCTACCGTGTGGCTAAACGGCAAGCAGGTTGGCTACCACGCCGGTGGCCGCACCACGTTTACGCTTGATGTGAGCAAATACCTGCTATCCGGCAAACCAAATTTATTGGCCGTTCGGGCAGATCATCCCGACCATATCCAGGATTTGCCCTGGGTTTGCGGCGGATCGTCAGACGAGGTTGGTTTTTCGGAAGGATCGCAACCCATGGGGATCTTCAGGCCGGTACACCTGATTGTTACCAACCCGGTGCGTATACAACCCTTTGGGGTTCATATTTGGAATGATACCACCGTAACCGAAAAGGCAGCCCGCCTGAACATAGAAACAGAAGTCAAAAGTTACAGCAATAAAGAAAGAAAAGTCACGGTAATAAGCCGTTTGGTAAATCGTGACGGAATAGTTGTAGGCGAAGTAAGCAGTGATGCTATCCTGCCAGGTGGTGCTACATCCATATACAAACAGATGTTAAATTTGACGCATGTAAGGCTATGGTCGTTGCAGGACCCCTATCTGTACAGCGTAGTTTCAAAAGTTATTGATGCGCAAAGGCTTACCGATCAGGAAAGCACGCCTTATGGTATCCGGTGGATTAGCTGGCCCATCGGCCGTTCGGATAATCGTAAGGTATTTTTATTAAATGGCAAACCCGTTTTTATCAACGGCGTAGCCGAGTATGAACATTTAATGGGCAATAGCCATGCCTTTACTAAGGAGCAGGTAAAAACAAGGGTGATGCAGGTTAAGTCGGCAGGTTTTAACGCTTTTCGCGATGCACATCAGCCTCATAACCTGGAATACCAAAAGTATTGGGATGAGTTGGGGATATTATGGTGGCCGCAGTTCACCGCGCACATCTGGTACAACACCCCTCAATTTAAAGAAAATTTTAAGATTTTACTGGCCGATTGGGTGAAGGAGCGCCGCAACAATCCGGCTAATGTTTTATGGGGTTTACAAAACGAAAGTAAATTACCTGCAGAATTTGCAGCAGAGTGTTCATCAATAATACGCCAGCTGGACCCTACGGCATCATCGCAGCGCAAAATCACCACTTGCAATGGCGGTGCGGGTACCGACTGGGATGTTCCGCAGAATTGGACGGGCACTTACGGCGGCGATCCGTTAACTTATGCTGCTGATGTACAAAAGCAGGTACTGATAGGGGAGTACGGTGCCTGGCGCAGCATCGATCTGCATACTGAAGGCCCGTTTGTACCAAGCGGAGCTTTGAGTGAAGACCGTTTGGATCAAATGATGGAAACTAAAATCCGGTTGGCAGAATCTGTTAAAAACAAAACTGCCGGTCAGTTTCAGTGGCTGCTTAGTTCGCACGAAAACCCGGGCAGGGTACAGGGTGGCGAAGGCTTACGTGAGCTTGATCGTGTCGGCCCAGTAAATTACAAAGGCTTGCTCACCGCCTGGGGAGAGCCTACGGATGCCTTTTACCTGTACAGGGCCAATTACTCACCAAAAGATAAGGAGCCGATGGTCTACATCGTATCGCATACCTGGCCAAACCGTTGGTTATCTCCGGGTACAAGGGACAGCATCTGCGTTTACTCCAATTGTGATGAAGTTGAATTGTTTAACGATGTGGACGATGTTTCGCTTGGCAAAAAAACGAATGGTGGCATAGGTACCCATTTTCAATGGGACAGGGTGAACATCCAATATAATGTACTTTACGCGGTTGGCTATGTAAAGGGGAAGATCGTAGCACGGGATTTTATTATTCTAAACCATTTGCCCCAGGCGCCTAATTTTGCATCCCTGCTTCAGGGGAATAAAAACCTGCTTAAGCCGCAATCGGGATTAAAATATCTATACCGGGTTAATTGCGGCGGGCCGGATTACCGGGATCAGTTTGGCAATTTATGGCTGGCGGATGTACATCAAACCAACAACAAAACCTGGGGCTCTAGCTCGTGGACAGATGATTTCGCGGGGATGCCGGCAATGTTTGGCAGCCAGAGAAGAATATTTGATTTAATACGCGGGACTAATGATTCACCCCTGTTTCAAACCTTCCGTTATGGCTTAAATAAGCTGAAATATGACTTTCCCCTTCCGGATGGGGATTACGAACTGGAGTTATATTTTACCGAACCCTGGTATGGAACCGGCGGCGGGATGGATTGTACCGGCTGGCGATTGTTCGATGTAGCTGTAAATGATCAGGTTATTATTCATAACCTGGATATATGGCACGAGGCCGGGCATGATGAAGCATTAAAAAAAACGGTTAAAGTACATATTACCGATGGGCACCTTGCCCTTAGTTTCCCCAGGGTTCAATCCGGCCAGGCTATTATTTCAGCTATCGCTGTTGCTTCTGCAAATCAAAATGTCCAGGCAGCCGCGGCCTCAGCATCGTTAATTAACAACCTGGTGGTTACTGATCCGTCACAGGCAAAAAATTGGTACTTAAAAAGCTGGCTGGATATCGGCGATAAGCCCTACGATAACGACGAAACAGAGATAAGCGATTTACCACCTAACCTTTACGGTGCCGAGTGGATCAAAGTGCCCAAGGTTACCAATCAACAAGGAGATTTATTGGCCAAATTTAGCTTGAGTGCCGACGCTGATGTTTATATCGGCATCAACGAAGCCGTTAAGCAAATACCCGCCTGGATGCACGATTATGATTTTACCAAAACCTTTGTACAAACTGACGCCAATGGCGGCAGTAAATTTAATATCTATCATAAACGTTTTAAAGTTGGCAGTCAGGTTAACTTAGGCAGCAGTGCTGATAAGGCACCCATGTATTTTATTGCGGTTGTACCCGTAAGCCAAATGGAACCAGCAACCGATTTAAAGCCTACAACAGCCTATAAAGCAGAGTTGGCCACCATTGCAGGCGATGATGTAGTTAGAGGTGATGTTGCAGGCAAAAAGGCGGTCACTTTTAAAACACCATCGGGCAGCAGTATAACCTGGCCAATATCTACAGGTGTAGCCGATGTGCATGAACTGCGGATAAAATATTTAAACACAACAGAAAAGCAGTTAACAGCAGAAATAACAGTATTGGCCGCCGACGGCACGGTAATGAAAGCCGGTACCATGAAGTTTGGCCCAACCACGGCCGATAAATGGAAAACCGTTAGCACCACAACAGGTACAAGCATCAACGCGGGCAATTATAAAGTAGTATTAAAGGCAGTTGATGCACAGGGGTTAAGTATTTCAGGCTTAGAGGTGCAATAA